A window from Kovacikia minuta CCNUW1 encodes these proteins:
- a CDS encoding serpin family protein, with protein sequence MGQLELRRVSRIAAVSLLLLGLIGCFQPIGREHAIASPQPSPHQERRVMNPSQEVSPSLLAANTQFGFNLFSTILKQGQGKNVFVSPTSVAIALSMVYNGASGTTQTAIAKALALQGVSLDDLNRANLDLKAALQNPDPKVKLAIANSLWAREGIPFQPDFLERNQQFYGAEITNLNFSDPTAVSTINNWVKQNTQGKIDQIVDTLDPNDVLFLINAIYFKGDWTRPFDPKKTAEKPFHRLNGTAKNHPIMSQSGEYRYYETDQFQAVSLPYGQNRRMNMLIFLPKKSVSLAQFYQTLTPETWQQWVRQLRNRQGSVQIPRFKLEYDIELKQALSALGMANAFDAQQADFSGISRIPTKIDQVKHKTFVEVNEAGTEAAAVTSIGIRATSAMPSSEPFNLVVDRPFFCAIRDNQTGTLLFMGSIVDP encoded by the coding sequence ATGGGTCAGCTTGAGCTTAGAAGGGTGAGCCGAATTGCCGCAGTCAGTCTGTTGTTGCTTGGTTTGATTGGCTGCTTTCAACCCATCGGGCGAGAACATGCCATTGCCAGTCCCCAGCCCAGCCCTCACCAGGAACGTCGTGTAATGAACCCCAGCCAGGAAGTCAGCCCCAGTCTGCTTGCTGCCAACACCCAGTTTGGCTTTAATCTGTTTTCAACCATTCTCAAGCAGGGGCAGGGCAAGAATGTCTTTGTGTCGCCGACGAGCGTGGCGATCGCCCTCAGCATGGTTTACAACGGGGCCAGTGGCACCACCCAAACGGCGATCGCGAAGGCGCTGGCATTGCAGGGGGTTAGCCTGGATGATCTGAACCGTGCCAACCTTGACCTGAAAGCGGCTCTGCAAAACCCTGATCCCAAGGTGAAATTGGCGATCGCGAATTCTCTCTGGGCAAGGGAGGGAATTCCCTTTCAACCGGACTTTTTGGAACGCAACCAGCAGTTCTACGGAGCAGAGATAACGAACCTGAACTTTAGTGACCCCACCGCTGTCTCAACCATTAACAATTGGGTCAAGCAAAATACCCAGGGCAAGATTGATCAAATTGTGGATACCCTTGACCCTAATGATGTTTTGTTTTTAATTAATGCCATTTATTTCAAAGGTGACTGGACTCGCCCTTTTGACCCCAAAAAAACCGCAGAAAAACCTTTTCATCGGTTAAATGGAACCGCCAAAAATCATCCAATCATGTCCCAAAGCGGTGAATACCGCTACTACGAAACGGATCAGTTTCAGGCGGTCAGTCTGCCCTACGGTCAAAATCGGCGGATGAACATGCTCATCTTCCTGCCAAAAAAATCCGTTAGCCTGGCGCAGTTTTATCAAACCCTGACTCCAGAAACCTGGCAGCAGTGGGTTCGCCAGTTGCGGAATCGGCAGGGGTCTGTGCAAATTCCCCGTTTCAAGCTGGAATACGACATTGAACTCAAACAAGCCCTGTCTGCATTGGGGATGGCAAACGCTTTTGATGCCCAACAGGCAGACTTTTCCGGCATTAGCCGTATCCCTACCAAAATTGATCAGGTTAAACATAAAACGTTTGTAGAAGTGAATGAAGCCGGTACGGAAGCCGCCGCAGTTACTTCCATCGGAATTCGGGCAACGTCTGCCATGCCCTCCAGTGAACCATTTAACCTGGTTGTCGATCGCCCCTTTTTCTGTGCGATTCGGGACAATCAAACCGGAACTCTATTGTTTATGGGTTCGATCGTAGACCCCTAA
- a CDS encoding amidohydrolase has product MDFTIQNTLIPVHHGYETVDVQIRDRRIAAISPGLEAAGTIVDGRNKLLLPGFVNAHTHSSEMWQRGIIPPVPLELWLAELYDFVPLDPEQIYLSALGTGVETLLSGGTSVVDHLVLIPGQEMETIAATVRAYREIGIRAFVGPLIQDESLSAGIPSGANQHNHEPYVRSTQETLALLQDAVRTFHCPEEGIHLLPAPTGIQLCSDALFAGCIELSDRHNLCRHTHLLETRAQQMLAQEKYGCSGVEHLKRIGFLGSRTSLAHCVWLNDADIGFLAETRSTVVHNPLSNLRLGSGIAPILKYRQAGVNLAFGCDGAASNDSQDLLEAIKMGTILHNVTDSDYHHWITPRQAVEIAALGGATGLGMADQLGSLTVGKQADLVLYDLTNLSLLPRTDPIGLLILGRPIQAVDSIWVRGERIASDGKVTTIDLDQLRRNLFDRSQWTANRQSATVNHLEARYRSVMNLPTQKISF; this is encoded by the coding sequence GTGGATTTTACGATTCAAAATACGTTGATTCCGGTTCATCACGGTTATGAAACAGTCGATGTGCAGATTCGCGATCGGCGTATTGCTGCAATTTCTCCTGGGTTAGAAGCAGCAGGAACAATTGTTGATGGTCGCAACAAACTGCTGCTGCCCGGTTTTGTCAATGCCCACACCCACTCCTCGGAAATGTGGCAACGGGGGATCATTCCTCCCGTTCCATTAGAACTCTGGCTTGCCGAACTTTATGATTTTGTGCCGCTCGATCCAGAACAGATTTATCTAAGTGCCCTGGGAACTGGGGTTGAAACCCTGTTGTCCGGTGGAACGAGCGTCGTCGATCATTTAGTGTTAATTCCCGGTCAGGAAATGGAGACGATCGCTGCCACCGTTCGAGCCTATCGGGAAATCGGAATTCGTGCTTTCGTTGGCCCCCTGATTCAAGATGAATCTTTGTCCGCAGGCATTCCCTCCGGTGCCAACCAACACAACCACGAACCCTATGTACGCTCTACCCAAGAAACCCTGGCATTGCTGCAAGACGCCGTTCGCACGTTTCATTGTCCAGAGGAGGGAATTCATCTCTTACCTGCACCAACGGGCATCCAGCTTTGCTCTGACGCTTTGTTTGCCGGGTGTATTGAACTGAGCGATCGCCACAATCTTTGCCGCCACACCCACTTACTAGAAACCAGAGCGCAGCAAATGCTCGCCCAGGAGAAATATGGCTGTTCTGGGGTTGAACACCTGAAGCGGATTGGGTTTCTGGGATCTCGTACCTCCCTGGCCCACTGCGTCTGGTTAAATGACGCCGACATCGGCTTTCTGGCAGAAACCCGTTCTACCGTCGTTCACAACCCCCTCAGCAATTTGCGCCTGGGTAGCGGAATTGCGCCCATTTTGAAGTATCGGCAGGCAGGGGTTAATCTTGCCTTTGGCTGTGATGGAGCCGCTAGCAATGATTCCCAGGATCTGCTAGAAGCAATCAAAATGGGCACGATTTTGCACAACGTCACCGATTCTGACTATCATCACTGGATTACGCCCCGCCAGGCCGTCGAAATTGCGGCGTTGGGAGGTGCCACAGGGCTGGGAATGGCTGATCAGCTTGGCTCCTTGACCGTTGGCAAGCAAGCGGATCTGGTGTTGTATGACCTGACCAATCTGTCCCTGTTGCCCCGCACCGATCCGATCGGACTGCTGATTTTGGGGCGTCCAATTCAAGCAGTGGATAGCATCTGGGTCAGGGGTGAACGCATTGCTAGCGATGGCAAAGTAACCACCATTGATCTGGATCAGTTACGCCGCAACCTATTCGATCGCAGCCAGTGGACTGCTAACCGTCAATCCGCTACTGTTAATCATTTGGAAGCCCGCTATCGTTCAGTTATGAACCTGCCAACCCAGAAAATTTCCTTTTAG
- a CDS encoding beta strand repeat-containing protein — protein MASVWGRSCCGLGLAGTLTIAGVMAMGDRALTQTVVPDTTLGTENSTVVQDVTIQGILSDRIDGGAVRGINLFHSFLQFGVDANRGVYFTNPIGVENILTRVTGGNPSAILGRLGVLGNANLYLLNPNGIIFGPNASLDVQGSFIASTATGIALGEGEFNVTEPETSTLISVQPGTLFLTALATQQSSITNQANLTAGQGIRLVAGSVTSTGQLTAPDIAVRTVGNILGNAEVQSVTAQTANLTASTNLEVGTVSANTANLSAGGNLTAQTVAAQTSSLLAGNSLDVQNVSGTIANLYAINTLTVQDINVQTATISTQQGDLFAGNINAQNATVSAGGVLTVPIATVTTEATFTAGTDLVAGTINAQTATLNATRDLSIQSVTATDADLSAGNDLSAQTVTAQTATLDAARDLSIQSVTATDADLSAGNDLSAQTVTAQTAILNAGNNLQLTGSQFNVTGNLGLRADNQVVISDDAANPFIAQVGGNLFIEGTLGINIQLSSNPGSQIQVGGDLSLVSSNGTVTANAPFSVGGNFSISSGGNIELGDYTGTGLNFSAQGNISLGNIDTSSATGDGGAVALTTTNGNISVGSIRSFSLAPTAGNGGSVSLTATSGSISVAGEIDASAISGNAGAVTVHAPNRTLTVQAITAFSGAGNGGNVVLSANGSFNTADINTSSTNGSGGSINLSSTSGAIDTTSGSLDSHSIAGNAGWVSLAANSGIATAAIDASSETGNGGAISLTTINGGINTTAGELASNSSTGNGGNVSLYSSGSIATGTVNASSEDGNGGSINLTSNSGAINTTGGTVDSSSITGNGGNVSLGANRDIATAEISTASDNASGGSISLTSTNGAIDTTAGDLLSYVTTVDGGSGGAVSLQAANNVRIGTIQADGGDRGSGGNIRVNSDRGGITVVPNQEINSSTFGTGSAGSIVMTGETLTLNGANVDASTNGGGNGGNVVLAARNNGPVTIVNSQISTAVKGGATGMGGNIAITGSSVALNTTKLDASTNAAGSGGGVTISTLNGGAIELSNSTINGDTTATGQGGNIELTAPTIFLNNNSRISARTLGSGQGGSVLVNAAGGTVALADSSRISTAVDILATGTGGDINVIARSVFLTGGARLEALTRGPGNAGNIQITASDFIQIAGANPYGLYSGLLTSSETSTSGRGGNITINSSTNPQGTLRVADSAFLSARTLSSSAGGNIEVNVNRLELIGGGQLITSAANSGAAGNISVNATQGILVSGSNPNFSGNPIGAAPDPNGNGFINETESNNTIRQAQRLPTSSFSLRTNPDVEISTQIPYVTVSAGGDDSFDYYAFTVETPDSRGIFDIDTGANNLDTQVFLFDSMGKLLDSNDDAPITAGAAGSLDSFNSYLNYSFTAPGTYIIGVGLYPSNGNNGGETPLSGTTLPPNSTNTTSDYRLQVSIETNRNFNPNEGAASGLFAQSRGTGPAGTLTLTTPQLTMQNGAQATVSSTGSGNAGNLDVNARIITLDSGSKLAAETVSGGGGNIQLRQLETLQVTDNSQISASTVDGQGGTLSIGASRSIELSNGSGLFARALGDGTAGNLTLSTRQLTIQNQSEVSTSTAGRGSAGEISAQADSLFLTNGGRITSRSTGSGNAGSIALNLRDRLRSNAGEISASSEQGGGGNITITARDILLRNSSLISTRVSSGSGGGGNISITAKDIFIALEDSDILANAEDGVGGKINIQSPVFIADIFANVGQNPGKDFSRFRGNGQVDISASSRFGISGIVSIPDFTFLQNSLDRLSENFITPEQIVAGSCLAQRNVEQGSFIAVGTGGLPADPYGVLRSRYSVVGVQGLGNQNLGVRGQGSGVRGQENFQSKIENLRSKIPSATWKPGDPIQEAQGFMQTIDGRIVLGTDAQLAEIAKAQELICGENPEQVVGKHL, from the coding sequence ATGGCTTCCGTCTGGGGTAGGTCTTGCTGCGGATTGGGACTTGCTGGAACGTTAACCATTGCTGGGGTCATGGCGATGGGCGATCGCGCCCTGACCCAAACCGTTGTACCAGATACCACCCTGGGAACTGAAAACTCAACGGTGGTTCAGGATGTCACGATTCAGGGAATCTTGAGCGATCGCATTGATGGCGGAGCAGTCCGGGGAATTAACCTGTTCCATAGTTTTTTGCAGTTCGGTGTGGACGCCAACCGGGGGGTTTATTTTACAAACCCGATCGGGGTTGAAAACATCCTGACCCGCGTAACAGGAGGCAATCCTTCGGCAATTCTGGGCAGACTCGGGGTTTTAGGCAATGCCAATCTATACCTGCTCAATCCCAACGGAATCATCTTTGGCCCCAATGCCAGCCTGGATGTACAGGGTTCCTTTATTGCCTCTACAGCTACAGGGATTGCGTTGGGAGAAGGGGAATTTAACGTCACTGAACCAGAAACCAGCACCCTGATTTCTGTTCAACCGGGAACTTTGTTTCTAACGGCACTGGCAACTCAGCAGTCAAGCATTACGAATCAGGCAAATTTAACGGCTGGACAGGGCATTCGCCTGGTGGCAGGCAGTGTTACCAGTACCGGGCAACTGACTGCACCGGATATCGCTGTCCGTACAGTTGGAAATATATTAGGAAATGCCGAAGTTCAATCTGTTACAGCACAAACCGCAAACCTGACAGCGTCCACCAATTTGGAGGTAGGGACAGTCTCTGCAAACACAGCAAACCTTTCTGCGGGTGGAAACTTGACCGCACAAACGGTTGCTGCCCAAACATCATCACTGCTTGCGGGAAACTCATTAGATGTGCAGAATGTCAGCGGCACGATCGCGAATCTCTACGCCATCAATACCCTGACTGTACAAGATATCAACGTTCAAACCGCAACGATCTCTACACAACAAGGGGATCTGTTCGCAGGCAACATTAATGCCCAGAACGCAACGGTATCCGCTGGAGGTGTGCTGACCGTACCCATTGCCACTGTTACAACTGAGGCTACCTTTACCGCTGGAACCGATCTGGTCGCAGGAACCATAAATGCCCAAACCGCGACCCTTAACGCTACCCGCGATTTATCTATACAGAGTGTCACAGCAACAGATGCAGATTTATCTGCGGGAAATGATTTGTCGGCGCAGACGGTAACTGCCCAAACTGCAACCCTTGACGCTGCCCGCGATTTATCTATACAGAGTGTCACAGCAACAGATGCAGATTTATCTGCGGGAAATGATTTGTCGGCGCAGACGGTAACTGCCCAAACTGCAATCCTTAACGCTGGAAACAATTTGCAGCTAACAGGAAGTCAGTTCAACGTTACGGGGAATTTGGGCTTACGGGCAGACAACCAGGTCGTTATCAGCGATGACGCGGCCAATCCATTTATTGCCCAGGTAGGAGGAAATCTTTTTATTGAGGGAACTCTAGGTATTAATATTCAGCTTTCGAGTAATCCGGGTAGCCAGATTCAAGTCGGGGGTGATTTGAGTCTGGTAAGTAGTAACGGTACGGTAACTGCCAATGCACCCTTCTCAGTTGGAGGGAATTTTAGCATCAGTTCAGGTGGAAACATTGAGCTGGGAGACTACACAGGAACGGGGTTAAATTTTTCTGCTCAAGGAAATATTAGCCTCGGTAATATTGACACTTCTTCAGCAACAGGAGATGGCGGGGCAGTTGCACTGACCACAACAAACGGCAATATTTCAGTTGGGTCGATTCGTTCTTTCTCCTTGGCTCCCACTGCCGGAAATGGGGGATCAGTGAGCCTGACTGCAACCAGTGGCAGTATTTCCGTGGCAGGCGAGATAGATGCTTCGGCGATCTCAGGCAATGCGGGCGCTGTCACTGTACATGCTCCCAATAGAACCCTGACTGTTCAGGCAATCACCGCTTTCTCTGGAGCAGGCAATGGGGGTAATGTCGTTCTTTCTGCTAACGGCAGCTTTAACACAGCAGATATCAACACCTCTTCTACGAATGGGAGTGGGGGAAGCATTAACCTGAGCAGCACAAGTGGGGCGATCGATACCACCTCAGGCAGTTTGGATTCCCACTCGATCGCGGGCAATGCGGGTTGGGTTTCCCTGGCTGCGAATAGTGGGATTGCCACCGCAGCAATCGATGCCTCATCTGAAACGGGCAATGGGGGCGCGATTAGCCTCACTACCATCAACGGAGGCATTAACACCACCGCTGGCGAACTGGCTTCCAACTCATCCACGGGGAATGGGGGCAATGTTTCCCTCTATTCCAGCGGTAGTATTGCCACAGGAACGGTTAATGCCTCGTCGGAAGACGGCAATGGGGGCAGCATTAACCTCACCAGCAACAGCGGTGCTATCAACACTACGGGGGGGACGGTCGATTCTTCCTCAATAACCGGAAATGGAGGAAATGTTTCTCTGGGGGCAAACCGCGATATCGCAACCGCAGAGATCAGTACCGCATCGGACAATGCCAGTGGCGGCAGCATCAGCTTAACCAGCACCAATGGGGCGATCGATACAACAGCAGGTGATTTGCTTTCCTATGTCACAACGGTTGATGGGGGAAGTGGGGGCGCAGTATCGCTGCAAGCGGCAAATAACGTGCGGATCGGCACAATCCAAGCTGATGGGGGAGATCGCGGGTCGGGTGGCAACATCCGAGTGAACAGCGATCGAGGTGGAATTACGGTTGTCCCCAACCAGGAAATTAACAGCAGCACTTTTGGAACCGGGTCAGCTGGCAGCATTGTAATGACAGGTGAAACCCTGACGCTGAATGGGGCGAATGTGGACGCCAGCACCAACGGGGGGGGGAACGGTGGAAATGTGGTTCTGGCGGCAAGAAATAACGGTCCCGTGACGATCGTCAATAGCCAAATCAGCACTGCCGTCAAAGGCGGGGCAACAGGCATGGGAGGCAATATTGCAATTACTGGTAGTTCAGTGGCTTTGAATACTACCAAGCTGGATGCCAGCACCAATGCGGCGGGCAGTGGTGGTGGTGTTACCATCAGCACACTGAATGGTGGCGCGATCGAACTCAGTAACAGCACCATTAATGGCGACACGACTGCCACTGGCCAGGGCGGCAATATCGAACTGACTGCACCCACTATTTTCCTGAACAACAATTCCCGGATTAGTGCTCGTACCCTTGGTTCGGGACAGGGGGGGAGTGTGCTGGTCAATGCCGCAGGGGGAACCGTTGCACTGGCGGATAGCAGCCGCATCAGCACGGCAGTAGACATACTGGCAACAGGGACCGGGGGCGACATCAATGTGATTGCCCGGTCTGTTTTTCTAACTGGGGGTGCCCGTTTAGAAGCGCTGACTCGCGGTCCAGGAAATGCGGGGAATATCCAGATCACCGCATCCGACTTCATCCAGATCGCTGGCGCAAATCCCTATGGGCTATACAGCGGTCTGTTGACTTCTTCAGAAACGAGTACCAGCGGACGGGGTGGCAACATTACCATCAATTCGTCTACGAACCCCCAGGGAACCCTGCGAGTTGCAGATAGTGCGTTTTTAAGTGCCCGCACCCTCAGCAGTTCAGCCGGTGGAAACATTGAAGTCAACGTAAACCGCCTGGAACTGATTGGGGGCGGACAATTGATTACCTCTGCCGCAAACAGTGGTGCAGCAGGAAATATTAGCGTGAATGCCACCCAGGGCATTCTTGTCTCTGGCAGCAATCCCAATTTCAGCGGCAATCCGATCGGTGCTGCGCCTGATCCGAATGGAAATGGCTTCATTAATGAAACAGAATCCAATAACACGATCCGTCAGGCTCAAAGATTGCCTACCAGCTCCTTTTCGCTGCGGACAAATCCAGACGTTGAGATCTCAACCCAGATTCCCTATGTCACAGTCAGCGCTGGTGGAGATGACAGCTTTGATTACTACGCCTTCACGGTAGAAACCCCTGACAGTCGGGGGATATTTGACATCGATACAGGCGCTAATAACCTGGATACCCAGGTCTTTCTGTTTGATTCAATGGGTAAATTGCTCGACAGCAACGATGATGCCCCAATTACCGCAGGAGCCGCTGGCAGCCTGGATAGCTTTAACTCCTACCTCAACTACAGTTTTACTGCGCCTGGAACCTACATTATCGGAGTTGGGTTATATCCCTCTAATGGCAACAACGGCGGGGAAACGCCCCTCTCTGGCACAACCCTACCCCCAAACTCTACCAATACCACCAGTGACTACCGACTCCAGGTTTCGATCGAAACCAACCGTAACTTCAACCCCAATGAAGGGGCAGCGAGTGGACTATTTGCCCAGTCCAGGGGAACTGGCCCGGCAGGGACACTAACCCTTACGACCCCTCAATTGACAATGCAAAATGGTGCCCAGGCAACCGTCAGCAGCACCGGATCGGGGAATGCGGGCAACCTGGATGTCAACGCCCGAATAATCACCCTTGATAGCGGAAGCAAACTAGCAGCCGAAACGGTTTCGGGGGGTGGTGGGAATATTCAACTGCGCCAGTTGGAAACGTTGCAAGTAACCGATAATAGCCAAATTTCGGCTTCGACCGTCGATGGGCAGGGTGGCACGTTGAGCATCGGCGCTAGCCGATCGATCGAACTCAGTAACGGGAGCGGCTTGTTTGCCCGTGCCCTGGGAGATGGAACAGCGGGAAACTTAACCCTTTCTACCCGACAATTGACGATTCAAAATCAGTCGGAGGTTTCCACTTCCACCGCCGGGCGGGGTAGTGCGGGAGAAATTAGTGCCCAGGCAGACTCGCTGTTTCTGACCAATGGCGGCAGAATCACCAGCCGTAGCACCGGATCAGGCAATGCCGGGTCGATCGCCCTCAACTTGCGCGATCGACTGCGCTCTAATGCGGGTGAAATTTCTGCCTCCTCAGAACAGGGGGGCGGTGGTAACATCACCATTACGGCAAGAGATATCCTGTTGAGGAACAGCAGTCTGATCAGCACTCGCGTCAGTAGTGGTAGTGGTGGCGGCGGCAATATCTCCATTACGGCAAAAGATATCTTCATTGCTCTGGAAGATAGCGACATTTTGGCAAACGCCGAGGATGGCGTGGGAGGCAAAATTAATATTCAATCCCCCGTCTTCATTGCCGACATTTTTGCCAATGTCGGACAAAACCCCGGCAAGGACTTCTCCCGCTTCCGGGGCAACGGACAGGTCGATATTTCCGCATCCTCCCGGTTTGGTATTAGCGGCATTGTCAGCATTCCCGATTTCACTTTTTTGCAAAATTCCCTCGATCGCCTCTCCGAAAACTTCATTACACCGGAACAAATTGTGGCTGGCAGTTGTCTCGCCCAACGCAACGTCGAGCAAGGGAGTTTCATTGCCGTTGGGACGGGTGGCTTACCCGCTGATCCCTATGGTGTGTTGCGGAGCCGATATAGTGTGGTGGGAGTTCAGGGGTTGGGGAACCAGAATTTAGGGGTGAGGGGTCAGGGGTCAGGGGTCAGGGGTCAGGAAAATTTTCAATCGAAGATCGAAAATCTTCGCTCAAAAATCCCTTCCGCAACCTGGAAACCCGGTGATCCGATTCAGGAGGCTCAGGGCTTCATGCAGACGATCGATGGGCGAATTGTTTTGGGTACCGATGCTCAATTAGCAGAAATCGCTAAGGCACAGGAACTCATCTGCGGCGAAAACCCGGAGCAAGTTGTAGGGAAACACCTATAA
- a CDS encoding CHASE2 domain-containing protein: protein MTSPDPMWATLRKRIWEWRSVWITAPSVAGVIILLRLAGLLQYWEWLALDQFFILRPLEPVDSRVVIVGISDQDIKNLGRWPVEDTRLAELLERIKQQKPRAIGLDLYRDFPVEPGYQKLVKVFETTPNLIGIERKGGGAGDIPIAPPPVLAKRGQVSSNDILPDGDGKIRRGFLFWTNQEDNTAIAGLGLSLALIYLQAEGIQPKPAANNPDYLQLGRAVFPIFESNDGSYIRADAAGYQILLNFRGPSGSLPTVSMTDVMTGKIPSDFLRDRIVLVGPVAESLKDLFLTPYSSASLTSPDKTAGVEIQATIASQIVSAALDGRHAIQVWADPLEYGWIILWSLIGAILGWWVRSLRWAITGMVALEGSLLVGCYLAFLGGWWIPVVPPALALAISAIVLTGYIANQEREDRQIIMNLFGRHVNPEIAEAIWRDRHQLLTAGRLVGRKMIATVLFTDLKDFSGITERTDPEILMSWLNEYMEAMSQIVLADGGIVDKFIGDSIMAVFGVPIARASPEEFAEDALKAVRCAVKMAETLDALNHKWQNQGRPTTSMRVGISTGMVVTGSLGGQQRFGLHHHWRQR from the coding sequence TTGACTTCTCCTGATCCGATGTGGGCAACTTTAAGAAAGCGAATTTGGGAATGGCGATCGGTTTGGATTACAGCTCCCAGTGTGGCAGGAGTGATTATTTTGTTGCGGTTGGCGGGGTTGTTGCAATATTGGGAATGGCTTGCCCTGGATCAGTTCTTTATCCTCCGCCCCCTGGAACCCGTCGATTCCCGTGTGGTAATCGTTGGCATTAGTGATCAGGATATTAAAAACTTGGGGCGCTGGCCCGTTGAAGATACCCGCCTTGCTGAATTACTGGAACGCATTAAACAGCAAAAGCCACGGGCGATCGGCTTAGACCTATATCGAGATTTTCCAGTAGAACCGGGCTATCAAAAGCTCGTCAAGGTATTTGAAACCACTCCAAACCTGATTGGAATTGAGCGAAAAGGCGGAGGAGCGGGAGACATTCCGATCGCGCCGCCCCCCGTTCTGGCAAAACGAGGACAGGTCAGCTCAAACGATATTTTGCCCGATGGAGATGGCAAAATTCGACGGGGGTTTCTGTTTTGGACCAATCAGGAAGACAATACCGCGATCGCTGGCTTGGGGTTGAGTTTGGCACTCATTTACCTGCAAGCGGAGGGAATTCAACCTAAACCAGCGGCTAATAACCCGGACTATTTGCAGCTTGGTCGGGCAGTGTTTCCAATTTTTGAATCAAATGATGGCAGTTATATCCGGGCTGATGCAGCGGGTTACCAGATCCTGTTAAATTTTCGGGGACCGTCAGGCAGCTTACCCACCGTCTCAATGACGGATGTGATGACAGGCAAAATTCCTTCAGACTTTCTGCGCGATCGCATCGTACTCGTTGGGCCTGTTGCCGAAAGCCTGAAAGACCTCTTTCTCACCCCCTACAGTAGCGCCTCCCTCACTTCCCCCGACAAAACAGCGGGTGTCGAAATCCAGGCAACGATCGCCAGCCAGATTGTTAGCGCAGCGCTGGATGGGCGGCATGCCATTCAAGTTTGGGCTGACCCCCTGGAGTACGGCTGGATTATTCTCTGGTCTTTGATTGGAGCCATACTGGGTTGGTGGGTGCGATCGCTCCGCTGGGCAATTACAGGTATGGTAGCGCTGGAAGGAAGTCTGCTGGTTGGCTGCTACCTGGCATTTCTGGGCGGTTGGTGGATTCCCGTTGTGCCCCCAGCGCTGGCGCTGGCAATTTCGGCGATCGTTCTCACGGGCTACATCGCAAATCAGGAACGGGAAGACCGTCAAATCATCATGAATCTGTTTGGGCGGCATGTGAACCCGGAGATTGCCGAAGCAATTTGGCGCGATCGCCATCAACTTCTAACCGCAGGACGCCTGGTAGGACGCAAAATGATCGCCACCGTCCTGTTTACCGACCTAAAAGACTTTAGTGGAATTACAGAACGAACCGATCCTGAAATCCTGATGTCCTGGTTGAACGAATATATGGAAGCCATGAGCCAGATTGTCCTGGCTGATGGCGGAATTGTTGACAAATTCATTGGCGATTCGATCATGGCGGTGTTTGGCGTTCCCATTGCCCGCGCGTCCCCAGAAGAGTTTGCCGAAGACGCCCTCAAAGCTGTTCGTTGCGCGGTCAAAATGGCTGAGACCCTAGATGCCCTCAATCATAAATGGCAAAACCAGGGGCGTCCGACTACAAGCATGCGCGTTGGTATTTCAACGGGAATGGTTGTTACAGGAAGTTTGGGCGGGCAACAACGGTTCGGATTACACCACCATTGGAGACAGCGTTAA
- a CDS encoding adenylate/guanylate cyclase domain-containing protein, producing MLQEVWAGNNGSDYTTIGDSVNVASRLESYDKSLEGGICRILISEDTYTHIQTHFSTEFIGIVQLRGLEHPTKIYQVLTKLSPQDD from the coding sequence TTGTTACAGGAAGTTTGGGCGGGCAACAACGGTTCGGATTACACCACCATTGGAGACAGCGTTAACGTTGCCTCCCGTCTGGAAAGTTACGACAAGTCCCTGGAAGGCGGCATCTGCCGCATCTTAATCAGTGAAGATACCTATACCCACATCCAAACCCACTTCTCAACGGAATTTATCGGCATAGTTCAACTGCGGGGACTGGAACACCCTACGAAAATTTACCAAGTCTTGACAAAACTCTCACCTCAGGATGATTAG